In Streptomyces sp. NBC_00091, the following proteins share a genomic window:
- a CDS encoding amidohydrolase family protein — protein sequence METFPKIISVDDHTVEPPHVWRDRLPAKYRDTGPRIVRAPLKEMTFLGGKFAPVMGAKGDDGPVGDWWVYEDLRRPLTRLDTAVGYDRDEIKLEVITYEQMRPGSFSVPERLADMDVNHVQSALCFPTFPRFCGQTFTEAKDRELGLLGVRAYNDWMVEEWCGPLARGRLIPLTLVPLWDARLAAAEVRRNAARGVRAVAFSEIPPHLGLPSIHTDEWDPFLQACDETGTVIAMHIGSSSRMPSTSADAPPAVGSTITFANCCFSMVDWLMSGKFERFPNLKIMYAEGQIGWIPYILERANVVWEENRGWGGVADKVLRPPAELFAEHVFGCFFDDAFGLRNLDAIGVGNVLYETDYPHSDSTWPKSREVGESQMGHLAPDVVDRIVRGNAIDLLGLTTEGLWAGAGA from the coding sequence ATGGAGACCTTCCCGAAGATCATCTCGGTGGACGACCACACGGTGGAGCCCCCCCATGTCTGGCGGGACCGGCTCCCGGCCAAGTACCGCGACACCGGCCCCCGGATCGTCCGCGCCCCGCTCAAGGAAATGACCTTCCTCGGCGGCAAGTTCGCCCCGGTCATGGGGGCCAAGGGCGACGACGGCCCGGTCGGCGACTGGTGGGTGTACGAGGACCTGCGCCGGCCGCTCACCCGCCTCGACACCGCGGTGGGGTACGACCGTGACGAGATCAAGCTGGAAGTCATCACCTACGAGCAGATGCGCCCGGGCTCCTTCTCGGTTCCCGAGCGGCTCGCCGACATGGACGTCAACCACGTCCAGTCCGCCCTCTGCTTCCCGACCTTCCCGCGCTTCTGCGGCCAGACCTTCACCGAGGCCAAGGACCGCGAACTCGGCCTGCTCGGCGTACGGGCCTACAACGACTGGATGGTGGAGGAGTGGTGCGGCCCGCTAGCCCGCGGCCGCCTGATCCCCCTGACCCTCGTCCCCCTGTGGGACGCCCGCCTCGCCGCCGCCGAAGTACGCCGCAACGCCGCGCGGGGCGTGCGCGCGGTCGCCTTCTCCGAGATACCCCCGCACCTGGGGCTCCCCTCGATCCACACCGACGAGTGGGACCCCTTCCTCCAGGCCTGCGACGAGACCGGCACGGTCATCGCCATGCACATCGGCTCCTCCTCGCGCATGCCCTCCACCTCGGCAGACGCCCCGCCGGCCGTCGGCTCCACCATCACCTTCGCCAACTGCTGCTTCTCGATGGTCGACTGGCTGATGAGCGGCAAGTTCGAACGCTTCCCCAACCTGAAGATCATGTACGCCGAGGGCCAGATCGGGTGGATCCCCTACATCCTCGAGCGCGCGAACGTGGTCTGGGAGGAGAACCGAGGCTGGGGCGGAGTCGCCGACAAGGTGCTGCGCCCGCCGGCCGAGCTGTTCGCCGAGCACGTCTTCGGCTGCTTCTTCGACGACGCCTTTGGCCTCCGCAACCTGGACGCCATCGGGGTCGGCAACGTCCTCTACGAGACGGACTACCCGCACTCGGACTCCACCTGGCCGAAGTCCCGCGAGGTCGGCGAGTCCCAGATG
- a CDS encoding BTAD domain-containing putative transcriptional regulator, with product MDGEPAIPHQRNHPDAARSRPGTSTTGTSTGADTSTGTGTSPGTGADTATTTAATTTGTRTGTPPDSPVPASPEAAGSPTPPAPPTPPAPAPADNRFAVLGPVRAWRGSEALPSGSPQQRALLAVLLLRDGRTATAPELIDAIWGEDPPQQALATIRTYASRLRKVLDPELLVTDAGGYAIRLRHQEALDLGIARSLAADAEKARAAGDRALARTLLARALDLWDGEPLAGVPGPHAETERTRLAEWRLQLLETRLDLDLEVGHHAEAVSELTALTAAHPLRERLRELLMLALYRSGRQAEALAVYADTRRLLAEELGVDPRPELSALQQRILNADAELARAEDPVPTAAPVPVRPAQLPATVSDFTGRTPFVAELGTILAGAEGQVMAVSALAGIGGVGKTTLAVHVAHAARPHFPDGQLYVDLQGTEPRPALPEAVLGSFLRALGTPDSSIPDSPADRAALYRSILDGRRVLVLLDNARDAAQVRPLLPGTAGCAALVTSRVRMSGLAGAHLVDLDVMSPEEALQLFTRIVGTERVGAERQAALDVVGACGFLPLAIRIAASRLAARRTWTVSVLAAKLADERRRLDELQAGDLAVKATFELGYGQLEPAQQRAFRLLGLADGPDISLAAAAAVLELPEYDTEDLLEALVDCSLLESAAPGRYRFHDLVRLYARACAERDEQSGGREDALDRLLDFYLATAARVYGVERPGDRLPAHLSATRHPGLTLTDPRAALDWLFAEADPLLACVRQSAGRPGALRRAVDLLWAAKDLSESGANSKQYESAALTLREAARAARDPRAEGRARTTLTMVHLFAGRFTEADDEARQAMDLAREAGDPLPSCWAPNDRGITALYQKRYEDGERYLLEAIENFRADGNHIGEASALCNLSRIHVGLGRLGSAIDLARQGIAVYDRMGLTLRLANGRYALGIALTQAGRLAEALDQLGEALSLFHDNRQPLWEGVTHFRLAEAHLAALRPTLAAKHAEQAIALRGIGGEWRRATVLTVLGKALRRLGQPDRARACWRDAETVFTQLGSSELAEVQALLASELAA from the coding sequence ATGGACGGCGAACCGGCCATCCCGCACCAGCGGAACCACCCCGACGCGGCCCGGTCCCGGCCCGGCACCAGCACCACCGGCACCAGCACGGGCGCCGACACCAGCACGGGCACGGGCACCAGCCCGGGCACGGGCGCCGACACCGCCACCACCACCGCCGCCACCACCACCGGCACCCGTACCGGCACACCGCCCGACAGCCCCGTGCCCGCATCCCCCGAAGCGGCCGGCTCCCCCACGCCCCCCGCACCCCCCACACCCCCCGCCCCCGCCCCCGCCGACAACCGCTTCGCCGTCCTCGGCCCCGTCCGTGCCTGGCGCGGCAGCGAAGCCCTGCCCTCCGGCAGCCCCCAGCAGCGCGCCCTGCTCGCCGTGCTGCTGCTGCGCGACGGCCGCACCGCCACCGCGCCCGAGCTGATCGACGCCATCTGGGGCGAGGACCCCCCGCAGCAGGCCCTCGCCACCATCCGCACGTACGCCTCCCGGCTGCGCAAGGTGCTCGACCCCGAGCTGCTCGTCACCGACGCCGGCGGCTACGCGATCCGGCTGCGCCACCAGGAGGCCCTGGACCTCGGCATCGCCCGCAGCCTGGCCGCCGACGCCGAGAAGGCCCGCGCCGCCGGAGACCGCGCCCTGGCCCGTACGCTGCTGGCCCGCGCCCTGGACCTGTGGGACGGCGAACCCCTCGCCGGGGTACCCGGCCCGCACGCCGAGACCGAACGCACCCGGCTCGCCGAGTGGCGCCTCCAGCTGCTGGAGACCCGCCTCGACCTCGACCTGGAGGTCGGCCACCACGCCGAGGCCGTCTCCGAGCTGACCGCCCTCACCGCCGCCCACCCCCTGCGGGAGCGGCTGCGCGAGCTGCTGATGCTCGCCCTCTACCGCAGCGGCCGCCAGGCCGAGGCCCTCGCCGTGTACGCCGACACGCGCCGGCTCCTCGCCGAGGAACTCGGCGTCGACCCGCGCCCGGAGCTCTCCGCGCTCCAGCAGCGGATCCTGAACGCCGACGCCGAACTCGCCCGCGCCGAGGACCCCGTCCCGACGGCCGCGCCCGTACCCGTGAGGCCCGCGCAATTGCCCGCCACCGTCTCGGACTTCACCGGCCGCACCCCCTTCGTCGCCGAACTCGGGACGATCCTCGCCGGCGCCGAGGGCCAGGTCATGGCCGTCTCCGCGCTGGCCGGCATCGGCGGCGTCGGCAAGACCACCCTCGCCGTGCACGTCGCCCACGCCGCCCGGCCGCACTTCCCCGACGGCCAGCTCTACGTCGACCTCCAGGGCACCGAACCCCGCCCCGCCCTCCCCGAAGCCGTCCTCGGCTCCTTCCTGCGGGCCCTCGGCACCCCCGACAGCTCCATCCCCGACTCCCCCGCCGACCGGGCCGCGCTCTACCGCTCCATCCTCGACGGGCGCCGCGTCCTCGTACTGCTCGACAACGCCCGCGACGCCGCCCAGGTCCGCCCGCTGCTCCCGGGCACCGCCGGCTGCGCCGCCCTCGTCACCAGCCGGGTCCGGATGTCGGGCCTCGCCGGGGCCCATCTCGTCGACCTCGATGTGATGAGCCCCGAGGAGGCCCTACAGCTGTTCACCCGCATCGTGGGCACCGAACGGGTCGGCGCCGAACGCCAGGCCGCCCTCGACGTCGTCGGCGCCTGCGGGTTCCTGCCGCTCGCCATCCGCATCGCCGCCTCCCGGCTCGCCGCCCGCCGCACCTGGACCGTCTCCGTCCTCGCCGCCAAGCTCGCCGACGAGCGCCGCCGCCTCGACGAGCTCCAGGCCGGCGACCTCGCCGTCAAGGCCACCTTCGAGCTCGGCTACGGGCAGCTCGAGCCCGCCCAGCAGCGTGCCTTCCGCCTCCTCGGCCTCGCCGACGGCCCCGACATCTCCCTGGCCGCCGCGGCCGCCGTGCTCGAACTGCCCGAGTACGACACCGAGGACCTCCTCGAGGCTTTAGTCGACTGCTCCCTGCTGGAATCGGCCGCGCCCGGCCGCTACCGCTTCCACGACCTCGTACGCCTCTACGCGCGTGCGTGCGCCGAGCGCGACGAACAGAGCGGCGGCCGCGAGGACGCCCTGGACCGGCTCCTCGACTTCTACCTCGCCACCGCCGCCCGGGTCTACGGCGTCGAGCGGCCCGGCGACCGCCTCCCCGCCCACCTCAGCGCCACCCGCCACCCCGGCCTGACCCTCACCGACCCCCGCGCCGCCCTGGACTGGCTGTTCGCCGAGGCCGACCCGCTGCTGGCCTGCGTACGGCAGTCCGCCGGACGGCCGGGCGCCCTGCGCCGGGCCGTCGACCTGCTGTGGGCGGCCAAGGACCTCTCCGAGTCCGGCGCCAACTCCAAGCAGTACGAATCGGCCGCGCTGACCCTGCGCGAGGCCGCCCGCGCCGCACGGGACCCCCGGGCGGAGGGCCGCGCGCGGACCACCCTCACCATGGTCCACCTCTTCGCGGGCCGGTTCACCGAGGCCGACGACGAGGCCCGCCAGGCCATGGACCTGGCCCGCGAGGCCGGCGACCCGCTGCCCAGCTGCTGGGCGCCCAACGACCGCGGGATCACCGCCCTCTACCAGAAGCGGTACGAGGACGGCGAGCGCTACCTGCTGGAGGCCATAGAGAACTTCCGGGCCGACGGCAACCACATCGGCGAGGCCAGCGCCCTGTGCAACCTCTCCCGGATCCACGTCGGCCTGGGCCGCCTCGGCAGCGCCATAGACCTCGCCCGGCAGGGCATCGCCGTCTACGACCGGATGGGCCTGACCCTGCGCCTGGCCAACGGCCGCTACGCGCTGGGCATCGCCCTCACCCAGGCGGGCCGGCTCGCCGAGGCGCTGGACCAGCTCGGCGAGGCGCTGTCGCTCTTCCACGACAACCGCCAGCCACTGTGGGAGGGCGTCACCCACTTCCGGCTCGCCGAGGCCCACCTGGCGGCCCTGCGGCCCACCCTGGCCGCCAAGCACGCCGAGCAGGCCATCGCGCTGCGCGGGATCGGCGGGGAGTGGCGCCGGGCGACCGTGCTGACCGTGCTGGGCAAGGCGCTGCGGCGGCTGGGCCAGCCGGACCGGGCGCGGGCCTGCTGGCGGGACGCGGAGACGGTTTTCACCCAGCTCGGCTCATCCGAACTGGCAGAAGTGCAGGCACTGTTGGCGTCGGAGCTGGCGGCCTGA
- a CDS encoding class I SAM-dependent methyltransferase produces MFTSQGPSLRELAVQAFSSVEHGYDLLAPKFDRTPFRTPERMLDAVEETLAQREGSFGSGLDVCCGTGAGLAMLRRLCRDRVTGVDLSAGMLAEAARAHPEGVDLVRADALELPRTLGDTYDLAVSFGAFGHFLPAERPALFAGVHRALRPGGVFAFPVGAPVPPTSPAWWAVAGFDAAMRVRNAVWRPPFVMYYRTFPFGPVRADLTAAGFRVETAPLEHFGHRKDGSPHWRLVLARKDS; encoded by the coding sequence GTGTTCACCTCACAGGGTCCCAGCCTGCGCGAACTGGCCGTCCAGGCCTTCTCCTCCGTCGAGCACGGCTACGACCTGCTCGCGCCCAAGTTCGACCGGACCCCCTTCCGCACCCCGGAGCGGATGCTCGACGCCGTCGAGGAGACCCTCGCCCAGCGGGAGGGATCCTTCGGCTCCGGCCTGGACGTCTGCTGCGGTACGGGCGCGGGCCTGGCGATGCTGCGCCGGCTGTGCCGGGACCGCGTCACCGGGGTCGACCTCAGCGCGGGCATGCTGGCCGAGGCCGCGCGGGCGCATCCCGAGGGAGTGGACCTCGTACGGGCCGACGCGCTGGAGCTGCCGCGGACGCTCGGGGACACGTACGACCTGGCGGTGAGCTTCGGGGCCTTCGGCCACTTCCTGCCGGCCGAGCGGCCCGCCCTCTTCGCCGGGGTGCACCGCGCGCTGCGGCCGGGCGGGGTCTTCGCCTTCCCCGTCGGCGCCCCGGTCCCGCCCACCTCGCCGGCCTGGTGGGCGGTGGCCGGCTTCGACGCGGCGATGCGGGTGCGCAACGCCGTGTGGCGCCCGCCCTTCGTGATGTACTACCGCACCTTCCCGTTCGGCCCGGTCCGCGCGGACCTCACGGCGGCGGGCTTCCGGGTGGAGACGGCCCCGCTGGAGCACTTCGGCCACCGGAAGGACGGCAGCCCGCACTGGCGGCTGGTCCTGGCCCGGAAGGACTCCTAG
- a CDS encoding sialidase family protein yields MSSQQAGVRIRWGVRVWIGAAALVALVLVAVVLLPGAPAGGGKPGAAGGGAAKRPGGLTAAVSAPFSAFTEGYDCYRIPTLITTKDGTLLAIAEARTASCNDIGDIDLVLKRSTDEGRTWGPMQVVRGAGDPGAYGNPVPVVDSASGRITLLHAYSTWTPDADGNRVRGPRELRLAHSTDDGAGWSTDPAPQPQLKGADWAWVSVGPGHGIQLTPTRPDRPGRLVVSADYRTESNESGAQLLYSDDGGLTWRPGARWGAPEGTPAPNEPALTQLPDGRIYVNARSTATCGTADHRVAAIVEDAAAPAVPEPGFLPVPALPAPPASGSVLQLPGGPLLLSAPSRPGAEFSDRWTLAVRTSKDEGRTWSKGGAVVLRERAGYSDMTVLPGGRVGMLYETANGTPHGYIKFTAFGPHELQAATEDLTPRRTTDATPYHNHAVVHGAPKLGNRPDGGKAMRFDGKDDFLRLIDCPDELRIGEGDFAVATWVKYKTRGQDRDSGLRQPLVWGYGQGPAAKQFRIEADPATGGLEATVNAGTGPASVATRTRVDDDAWHHVVLQRKGTRLELSVDGAPAATTGLTPDQMDFRPTGAFTVHLGTQPDYKAFYAGALDDVRIYGRALSGNDMARLRDGNDLTDQERVRLTFDRIW; encoded by the coding sequence GTGAGCTCGCAACAAGCAGGTGTTCGAATCCGCTGGGGCGTCCGGGTCTGGATCGGGGCCGCCGCCCTCGTCGCGCTGGTCCTCGTCGCCGTCGTCCTGCTGCCCGGCGCGCCCGCCGGAGGGGGCAAGCCGGGCGCCGCCGGCGGCGGCGCGGCGAAGCGGCCGGGCGGGCTGACCGCCGCCGTGTCCGCGCCGTTCAGCGCCTTCACCGAGGGCTACGACTGCTACCGCATCCCCACCCTCATCACCACCAAGGACGGCACCCTGCTGGCCATCGCCGAGGCCCGCACCGCGAGCTGCAACGACATCGGCGACATCGACCTCGTCCTGAAGCGGTCCACCGACGAGGGCCGCACCTGGGGCCCCATGCAGGTCGTCCGGGGCGCCGGCGACCCCGGCGCCTACGGCAACCCCGTCCCCGTCGTGGACTCCGCCTCCGGACGCATCACCCTGCTCCACGCCTACAGCACCTGGACCCCCGACGCCGACGGCAACCGCGTCCGCGGCCCCCGCGAACTGCGCCTGGCCCACAGCACCGACGACGGCGCCGGCTGGAGCACCGACCCCGCCCCGCAGCCCCAGCTCAAGGGCGCCGACTGGGCCTGGGTGTCCGTCGGCCCCGGCCACGGCATCCAGCTGACCCCGACCCGCCCCGACCGCCCCGGCCGGCTCGTCGTCAGCGCCGACTACCGCACCGAGTCCAACGAGTCCGGCGCCCAGCTCCTCTACAGCGACGACGGCGGCCTCACCTGGCGGCCCGGCGCCCGCTGGGGCGCCCCCGAGGGCACCCCCGCCCCCAACGAGCCCGCCCTGACCCAGCTCCCCGACGGCCGGATCTACGTCAACGCCCGCTCCACCGCCACCTGCGGCACCGCCGACCACCGCGTGGCGGCGATCGTCGAGGACGCCGCCGCGCCCGCCGTCCCGGAGCCCGGCTTCCTGCCGGTCCCCGCCCTGCCGGCCCCGCCCGCCTCCGGGTCGGTGCTCCAGCTGCCCGGCGGACCCCTGCTGCTGTCGGCGCCCAGCCGCCCCGGCGCGGAGTTCTCCGACCGCTGGACCCTGGCCGTGCGCACCTCGAAGGACGAGGGCCGCACCTGGTCGAAGGGCGGCGCCGTCGTCCTGCGCGAGCGCGCCGGCTACTCGGACATGACGGTCCTGCCGGGCGGCCGGGTCGGCATGCTCTACGAGACCGCCAACGGCACCCCGCACGGCTACATCAAGTTCACCGCCTTCGGCCCCCACGAGCTCCAGGCGGCCACCGAGGACCTCACCCCGCGCCGCACCACCGACGCCACCCCGTACCACAACCACGCCGTCGTCCACGGAGCCCCGAAGCTCGGCAACCGTCCCGACGGCGGGAAGGCCATGCGCTTCGACGGCAAGGACGACTTCCTGCGCCTGATCGACTGCCCCGACGAACTGCGCATCGGCGAGGGGGACTTCGCGGTCGCCACCTGGGTCAAGTACAAGACCCGCGGCCAGGACCGGGACAGCGGGCTGCGCCAGCCGCTCGTGTGGGGCTACGGCCAGGGCCCGGCCGCCAAGCAGTTCCGCATCGAGGCCGACCCCGCGACCGGCGGCCTCGAAGCCACCGTCAACGCCGGCACCGGCCCCGCCTCCGTGGCCACCCGCACCCGCGTCGACGACGACGCCTGGCACCACGTGGTCCTCCAGCGCAAGGGCACCCGGCTCGAACTGTCCGTGGACGGCGCCCCGGCCGCCACCACCGGACTCACCCCCGACCAGATGGACTTCCGGCCCACCGGAGCCTTCACCGTCCACCTCGGCACGCAGCCCGACTACAAGGCCTTCTACGCGGGCGCGCTGGACGACGTACGGATCTACGGGCGCGCCCTGTCCGGCAATGACATGGCCCGCCTGCGCGACGGCAACGACCTCACCGACCAGGAGCGGGTCCGGCTCACCTTCGACCGGATCTGGTGA
- a CDS encoding FadD3 family acyl-CoA ligase, translating to MEEGAGAEGFAHDAGAAPGAGSADPRGDLRWATVGGLVRDAAERYGDREAVVDGRVRITYAELGARVERAAAACLAAGTEPGDRVAVWAPNTLEWIVSALGAVSAGAVLVPLNTRFKGTEAAYVLRRSRARLLFVTGTFLGTSYVASLRRAAAEGPGTGPLPALPHLEQVVVLADDAPDAFRTWKEFLADGDAVPAAAVRARADAIRPDTPSDIIFTSGTTGSPKGAVITHAQTLRCYAVWSELAGLREGDRYLIVNPFFHTFGYKAGIIACLMRGATMVPQPVFNVDTVMANIAAERISVLPGPPTLHQSLLDHPQRAQHDLSALRLVVTGAAVVPLQLVERLRAELRIATVLTAYGLSEAGGFVTMCRRDDPAEVVAATSGRAIPDTEVRVTGPDGAALPAGAAGEVRVRGHHVMRGYFEDPEGTADAITPEGWLRTGDVGVLDAAGNLRITDRIKDMFIVGGFNAYPAEIEQLLGLHPDIADIAVVGVPDPRLGEVGKAYAVRRPGSTLTADDLIAWSRREMANYKVPREVEFLPALPRNAGGKVLKTELRKR from the coding sequence ATGGAAGAGGGCGCGGGCGCCGAAGGTTTCGCACACGACGCGGGAGCGGCCCCCGGAGCCGGCTCCGCCGACCCCCGGGGCGACCTGCGCTGGGCCACCGTCGGCGGGCTCGTACGCGACGCCGCCGAGCGGTACGGCGACCGCGAGGCCGTCGTCGACGGCCGGGTCCGGATCACCTACGCCGAGCTCGGCGCCCGCGTCGAACGGGCCGCCGCGGCCTGCCTCGCCGCCGGAACCGAACCCGGCGACCGGGTCGCCGTCTGGGCGCCCAACACCCTCGAGTGGATCGTCTCCGCCCTCGGCGCCGTCTCCGCCGGAGCGGTGCTCGTCCCCCTCAACACCCGCTTCAAGGGCACGGAAGCCGCGTACGTCCTCCGGCGCAGCCGGGCCCGCCTGCTGTTCGTCACCGGCACCTTCCTCGGCACCTCCTACGTCGCCTCCCTGCGCCGCGCCGCCGCCGAGGGCCCCGGAACCGGGCCGCTGCCCGCACTGCCCCACCTGGAGCAGGTCGTCGTCCTCGCCGACGACGCCCCCGACGCCTTCCGCACCTGGAAGGAGTTCCTCGCCGACGGGGACGCGGTCCCCGCCGCGGCCGTCCGCGCACGCGCCGACGCGATACGCCCCGACACCCCCTCCGACATCATCTTCACCTCTGGCACCACCGGCAGCCCCAAGGGCGCCGTCATCACCCACGCCCAGACCCTGCGCTGCTACGCCGTGTGGAGCGAGCTCGCCGGACTGCGCGAGGGCGACCGCTACCTGATCGTGAACCCCTTCTTCCACACCTTCGGCTACAAGGCCGGGATCATCGCCTGCCTGATGCGCGGCGCCACGATGGTCCCCCAGCCCGTCTTCAACGTCGACACCGTCATGGCCAACATCGCCGCCGAGCGGATCTCCGTACTCCCCGGGCCGCCGACCCTCCACCAGTCCCTCCTCGACCACCCCCAGCGCGCCCAGCACGACCTGTCCGCCCTGCGCCTGGTCGTCACCGGCGCCGCCGTGGTCCCCCTCCAGCTGGTCGAACGGCTCCGCGCCGAACTGCGCATCGCCACCGTCCTGACCGCGTACGGGCTCTCCGAGGCCGGCGGCTTCGTCACCATGTGCCGCCGCGACGACCCGGCCGAGGTCGTCGCCGCCACCTCCGGGCGGGCCATCCCCGACACGGAGGTACGCGTCACCGGCCCGGACGGGGCCGCCCTCCCGGCCGGTGCGGCCGGCGAGGTCCGGGTCCGCGGCCACCACGTCATGCGCGGCTACTTCGAGGACCCCGAGGGCACGGCCGACGCCATCACCCCCGAGGGCTGGCTGCGCACCGGCGACGTCGGCGTCCTCGACGCCGCCGGCAACCTGCGCATCACCGACCGGATCAAGGACATGTTCATCGTCGGCGGCTTCAACGCCTACCCCGCCGAGATCGAGCAACTTCTCGGCCTGCACCCGGACATCGCCGACATCGCGGTGGTCGGCGTCCCCGACCCCCGGCTCGGCGAGGTCGGCAAGGCGTACGCGGTCCGCCGCCCCGGCTCCACCCTCACCGCCGACGACCTGATCGCCTGGTCCCGCCGGGAGATGGCCAACTACAAGGTGCCCAGGGAGGTGGAGTTCCTCCCCGCCCTCCCGCGCAACGCCGGCGGCAAGGTCCTGAAGACGGAGCTCAGGAAGCGCTGA
- a CDS encoding lipid-transfer protein, with amino-acid sequence MAATLKDATAIVGIGQTAFAKNLPSSEKELACRAVLAALADAGIAPAEVDAFASYTMEETDEVEVAKAIGAGDVTFFSKIGYGGGGSCATVGHLAAAIATGQATVGVAWRSRKRGSGPRPWKNTAVQLPTPGQWTRPFGLLRPADEIGMLARRYMHEYGATRDHLFNVAMACRNRANENPAAMMYERPLTREMYMTSRMISEPLCLFDNCLETDGALACVIVSAERARDCRQKPVYVHSAAQGLPAQHHGMVNYWNDDPLTGPAWTAARHLWKQADFGPADVDVAQIYDAFTPLIPLSLEGYGFCGRGEGAAFTEGGALEIGGRLPVNTGGGGLSEAYVHGFNLINEGVKQLRGTSTAQVPDAATCLVTAGEGVPTSAILLRV; translated from the coding sequence ATGGCGGCAACGCTCAAGGACGCTACGGCAATCGTCGGCATCGGCCAGACCGCCTTTGCCAAAAACCTGCCGTCGTCCGAGAAGGAACTGGCCTGCCGGGCCGTCCTCGCGGCGCTCGCCGACGCCGGCATCGCGCCCGCCGAGGTCGACGCCTTCGCCTCCTACACGATGGAGGAGACCGACGAGGTCGAGGTCGCCAAGGCCATCGGCGCCGGCGACGTCACCTTCTTCTCCAAGATCGGTTACGGCGGCGGCGGTTCCTGCGCCACCGTCGGCCACCTCGCCGCCGCGATCGCCACCGGCCAGGCCACCGTCGGCGTCGCCTGGCGCTCCAGAAAACGCGGCTCCGGGCCGCGCCCCTGGAAGAACACCGCCGTCCAGCTCCCCACCCCCGGCCAGTGGACCCGCCCCTTCGGGCTGCTGCGCCCCGCCGACGAGATAGGCATGCTGGCGCGCCGCTACATGCACGAGTACGGGGCCACCCGCGACCACCTCTTCAACGTCGCGATGGCCTGCCGCAACCGGGCCAACGAGAACCCCGCCGCGATGATGTACGAACGCCCGCTGACCCGCGAGATGTACATGACCTCCCGCATGATCAGCGAGCCGCTCTGCCTGTTCGACAACTGCCTGGAGACCGACGGGGCGCTCGCCTGCGTGATCGTCTCCGCCGAACGCGCCCGCGACTGCCGCCAGAAGCCCGTCTACGTGCACTCCGCCGCCCAGGGGCTGCCCGCCCAGCACCACGGGATGGTCAACTACTGGAACGACGACCCGCTGACCGGCCCCGCCTGGACCGCCGCCCGCCACCTGTGGAAGCAGGCCGACTTCGGGCCCGCGGACGTGGACGTCGCCCAGATCTACGACGCCTTCACCCCCCTGATCCCGCTCTCCCTCGAGGGCTACGGCTTCTGCGGGCGCGGCGAGGGCGCCGCCTTCACCGAGGGCGGGGCCCTGGAGATCGGCGGCCGGCTCCCGGTCAACACCGGCGGCGGCGGGCTGAGCGAGGCCTACGTGCACGGCTTCAACCTGATCAACGAGGGCGTCAAGCAACTGCGCGGCACCTCCACCGCCCAGGTGCCGGACGCCGCGACCTGCCTGGTGACGGCGGGCGAGGGCGTACCCACGTCCGCGATCCTGCTGCGCGTGTGA
- a CDS encoding Zn-ribbon domain-containing OB-fold protein: MLLPVPDEDGAPFWAYAAQGELRVQACTACGRLRFPPRPCCPHCQSFDSEWRPVSGRGRIWSYVRPHPPLLPAYAAQAPYNVILVELADAPGIRLAGNLVASADAPLNSVDPARLRIGARVQVVFTESGGMSVPRWVLEKP, translated from the coding sequence CTGCTGCTGCCCGTCCCCGACGAGGACGGCGCCCCCTTCTGGGCGTACGCCGCCCAAGGCGAACTCCGCGTCCAGGCCTGCACCGCCTGCGGCCGCCTGCGCTTCCCCCCGCGACCCTGCTGCCCGCACTGCCAGTCCTTCGACAGCGAGTGGCGCCCGGTGAGCGGCCGGGGCCGGATCTGGTCCTACGTCCGGCCGCACCCGCCACTGCTGCCCGCGTACGCCGCGCAGGCCCCGTACAACGTCATCCTCGTGGAGCTCGCCGACGCGCCGGGGATCCGGCTGGCCGGGAACCTGGTCGCCTCGGCCGACGCCCCGCTGAACTCGGTGGACCCGGCCCGGCTGCGCATCGGCGCCCGGGTGCAGGTGGTCTTCACCGAGAGCGGCGGCATGAGCGTGCCGCGCTGGGTCCTGGAGAAGCCGTGA